A genomic segment from Microaerobacter geothermalis encodes:
- a CDS encoding DUF3892 domain-containing protein, with protein MGVKLVAVRKDTLGNITHFLTNTGKVISINQAVKMAHDGQVDSITDLHADGTWSIQMSDETVEGSNLTFLPEF; from the coding sequence ATGGGTGTCAAATTGGTTGCGGTTCGGAAAGATACGTTGGGAAATATTACACATTTTCTAACAAACACAGGCAAAGTCATTTCTATTAATCAGGCCGTAAAAATGGCCCACGATGGACAAGTGGATTCCATTACAGATCTCCATGCAGATGGAACATGGTCGATACAGATGTCTGACGAAACAGTAGAAGGGAGTAACTTAACTTTTTTACCTGAGTTTTAA
- the mtaB gene encoding tRNA (N(6)-L-threonylcarbamoyladenosine(37)-C(2))-methylthiotransferase MtaB gives MASVAFHTLGCKVNHYETEAIWQLFKNEGYEMVDFEKKADVYVINTCTVTNTGDKKSRQVIRRAIKRNPDAVIAVTGCYAQTSPGEILDIPGVDIVIGTQDRGKIIQLVNQYKEERRPINAVKNIMKAREFEELDVPEFTDRTRASLKIQEGCNNFCTFCIIPWARGLLRSRKPESVIAQARKLVEAGYKEIVLTGIHTGGYGEDLEDYSLARLLWDLDKVEGLKRIRISSIEASQITDDVLEVIHASDKVCRHLHVPLQAGDDEVLKRMRRKYTTEEYKNKIIACRKALPELAITSDVIVGFPGETDEQFMNGYRFIEEMQFAELHVFPYSKRTGTPAAKMEDQVPEEIKHDRVQGLIELSQRLSYQYAKNFVGQVLEVIPERPYKENPKSGLYMGYSDNYLQLVFPGNEDLIGKVCRVRLDKAGSEYCKGTFVRVMDDMDNKVVTG, from the coding sequence GTGGCAAGTGTAGCTTTTCATACGTTGGGTTGCAAGGTGAACCACTATGAAACAGAAGCTATTTGGCAGTTGTTTAAGAATGAAGGATACGAAATGGTTGACTTCGAAAAAAAAGCGGATGTTTATGTGATCAATACATGTACTGTAACAAATACAGGGGATAAAAAAAGCCGCCAAGTCATCAGACGGGCCATCAAACGAAATCCGGATGCAGTGATTGCCGTGACCGGTTGTTATGCCCAAACTTCCCCTGGGGAAATTTTGGACATCCCTGGTGTTGATATTGTAATTGGAACACAGGACAGGGGAAAAATTATTCAGTTGGTGAACCAATATAAGGAAGAGCGGCGGCCAATCAATGCCGTAAAGAATATTATGAAGGCCAGGGAATTTGAAGAATTGGATGTTCCAGAATTTACCGACAGAACCCGCGCTTCTTTAAAGATACAAGAAGGATGCAATAACTTTTGTACGTTTTGCATTATCCCTTGGGCAAGAGGTTTATTGAGAAGTCGTAAACCTGAAAGCGTCATCGCCCAGGCTAGGAAATTAGTGGAGGCGGGCTATAAGGAGATCGTTCTTACCGGTATCCATACCGGAGGATATGGTGAGGATTTGGAAGATTACAGTTTGGCAAGGCTTTTATGGGATTTGGATAAAGTAGAAGGTCTGAAAAGAATTCGGATCAGTTCAATAGAAGCCAGCCAAATTACCGATGACGTGTTGGAGGTAATTCATGCTTCAGACAAGGTGTGTCGTCATCTTCATGTTCCTCTCCAGGCGGGAGATGATGAAGTGTTAAAAAGGATGCGGCGCAAATATACGACAGAGGAATATAAAAACAAAATTATCGCCTGTCGTAAAGCTTTGCCTGAACTAGCTATAACTTCAGATGTGATTGTTGGATTTCCCGGGGAAACGGATGAGCAGTTTATGAATGGATATCGGTTTATTGAAGAGATGCAATTTGCTGAGCTTCATGTTTTCCCTTATTCTAAACGTACGGGAACACCGGCGGCTAAAATGGAGGATCAGGTTCCGGAAGAGATTAAACATGATCGTGTACAGGGTCTAATTGAGCTGTCTCAACGTTTATCCTATCAATATGCTAAAAATTTTGTTGGTCAAGTGTTGGAAGTTATTCCTGAAAGACCATATAAGGAAAATCCAAAAAGTGGATTATATATGGGGTATTCAGATAACTATCTTCAATTGGTTTTCCCCGGCAATGAAGATCTTATTGGAAAAGTATGCAGGGTTCGCTTGGATAAAGCGGGTTCAGAATATTGCAAAGGGACCTTTGTCAGGGTAATGGATGATATGGACAACAAGGTGGTCACAGGTTGA